A DNA window from Prevotella intermedia ATCC 25611 = DSM 20706 contains the following coding sequences:
- a CDS encoding endonuclease MutS2, with amino-acid sequence MIYPNNFEQKIGFNEIRTLLHEHCLSTLGREQVDSMEFSTDTTQVNRWLAEVREFRRIQEGAEAFPLDNVFDVRASVARIRLEGTYMEESELFDLKRSLETIIAIVKFLSAGDELPNGDIQHTYPALYALADGVATFPILVQRISQIIDKFGKMRDSASPDLLQIRRELAHMESSISRTLNRILQSAQSEGVVDRDVTPTMRDGRLVIPVAPGMKRKISGIVHDESATGKTVFIEPTEVVEANNKIRELENEERKEIIRILREFAKLVRPHIREILDSYHFLALIDFIRAKAELARMFKAIEPEVGTEPYVDFIRAIHPLLQLSLSKKQRTAENSDAPLAVVPLDIQLTKEKHLLIISGPNAGGKSVCLKTVGLLQYMLQCGLSIPVSERSTAGTFRNLMIDIGDEQSIENDLSTYSSHLMNMKNMMKQADRHTLILIDEFGTGTEPQIGGAIAESVLRQFWKKQAWAVITTHYQNLKHFAEDHKGVVNGAMLYDRHEMRPLFQLAIGRPGSSFAIEIARKTGIPEEVISDASVIVGSDYIQSDKYLQDIVRDKRYWETKRQTVHSHEKELERTIAKYEKEMEELRQSRKEIIKKAKAEAEEIIRESNKRIENVIREIREQQAEKEATKRLRQELAEYEEAMLNDSMAALNNKSKTKAKKAANKQAMREDGLMTDEELKAKIEKIKNRKERHERRLQEKEERKQNAAEALKAATQKRAENRPIGIGDAVRIKGLTSIGEVESTDGKQAMVIFGGMRTKMAVSRLERADDAAVKESQKQFTAYNYSRQTCETIDQHRNQFKQEIDVRGMRADEALNQVQYFIDDAILVGVSQVRILHGKGNGILRTMIRQYLNSVPNVKSCRDEHVQFGGAGITVVEL; translated from the coding sequence ATGATATACCCCAACAATTTTGAGCAGAAAATAGGTTTCAACGAAATACGCACACTCTTGCACGAGCACTGTCTTTCCACGCTCGGACGCGAGCAGGTAGACAGTATGGAGTTCTCTACCGACACCACACAAGTAAACCGCTGGTTGGCAGAAGTGCGAGAGTTTCGCCGCATTCAGGAAGGTGCAGAAGCCTTTCCGCTCGATAATGTGTTCGATGTTCGGGCGAGTGTGGCACGCATTCGCCTCGAAGGCACGTATATGGAAGAGAGCGAACTCTTCGATTTGAAGCGTTCGTTGGAAACCATCATTGCGATTGTGAAATTCCTAAGCGCAGGCGACGAGTTGCCCAATGGCGACATTCAGCACACTTATCCTGCCCTCTATGCCCTTGCCGACGGCGTGGCTACATTCCCTATATTGGTGCAACGCATCAGTCAAATCATCGATAAATTCGGCAAAATGCGCGATTCGGCATCGCCCGACTTGCTCCAAATCCGCCGAGAACTGGCACATATGGAAAGCAGTATATCACGCACGCTGAACCGTATCTTGCAATCGGCGCAGAGCGAAGGCGTGGTAGACCGTGATGTTACGCCGACGATGCGCGACGGCAGACTGGTTATCCCCGTTGCACCGGGTATGAAACGCAAAATATCGGGCATCGTTCACGACGAGAGTGCCACAGGAAAGACGGTCTTCATAGAGCCAACCGAGGTGGTGGAAGCCAACAACAAGATACGCGAACTTGAGAACGAGGAACGCAAAGAGATTATCCGCATACTCCGAGAGTTTGCCAAACTGGTGCGTCCGCACATTCGCGAAATCCTCGACTCGTATCATTTCCTCGCACTTATCGACTTTATTCGTGCAAAAGCAGAGTTGGCTCGTATGTTCAAAGCCATTGAGCCAGAAGTCGGAACAGAACCTTACGTAGACTTCATTCGTGCCATTCACCCGCTACTGCAGCTTTCGTTATCGAAGAAACAGCGCACGGCAGAGAACAGCGATGCCCCTTTGGCAGTGGTTCCGCTCGACATTCAACTCACAAAAGAGAAACACCTGCTCATTATTTCTGGTCCCAATGCAGGCGGAAAGTCGGTTTGTCTGAAAACCGTCGGACTGCTTCAGTATATGCTTCAGTGCGGTCTTTCAATCCCAGTGAGCGAGCGTTCCACCGCAGGAACGTTTCGCAACCTCATGATTGACATAGGCGACGAGCAGAGCATAGAGAACGATTTGAGTACCTATTCGTCGCATTTGATGAACATGAAGAACATGATGAAGCAGGCAGACCGCCACACGCTCATCTTAATCGACGAATTTGGAACGGGCACAGAGCCGCAAATAGGCGGTGCTATCGCCGAATCGGTGCTGAGACAGTTTTGGAAAAAGCAGGCGTGGGCGGTGATAACGACCCACTATCAGAACCTAAAGCATTTCGCAGAAGACCACAAAGGCGTGGTAAACGGTGCAATGCTGTACGACCGCCACGAGATGCGGCCGCTCTTCCAGTTGGCTATTGGGCGACCGGGCAGTTCATTTGCCATAGAGATAGCACGTAAAACGGGTATTCCAGAAGAAGTTATCAGCGACGCTTCTGTTATTGTTGGTTCTGATTACATACAGAGCGACAAGTATTTACAGGATATTGTTAGAGATAAACGTTATTGGGAAACCAAGCGACAAACCGTACATAGCCACGAAAAGGAGTTGGAACGAACCATTGCCAAATACGAAAAGGAAATGGAAGAGTTGCGCCAAAGCCGTAAGGAAATCATCAAGAAAGCAAAGGCGGAAGCTGAGGAAATAATCCGAGAAAGCAACAAGCGCATTGAAAACGTCATACGAGAAATACGCGAACAACAAGCGGAAAAGGAAGCAACAAAACGACTTCGTCAAGAACTTGCTGAATACGAGGAAGCTATGCTCAACGACTCTATGGCTGCTTTAAACAATAAAAGCAAGACTAAAGCGAAGAAAGCAGCCAACAAGCAAGCAATGCGCGAAGACGGTTTGATGACCGACGAGGAACTGAAAGCAAAGATAGAGAAGATAAAGAATAGGAAAGAACGCCACGAACGCCGCTTGCAAGAAAAGGAAGAACGCAAGCAGAATGCTGCCGAAGCGTTGAAAGCGGCAACACAGAAACGTGCCGAAAACCGCCCAATCGGTATCGGCGATGCGGTGCGCATAAAGGGTCTGACCTCCATAGGCGAGGTTGAATCGACCGATGGCAAGCAGGCAATGGTGATATTCGGCGGTATGCGCACCAAAATGGCGGTTTCTCGGTTAGAACGTGCCGACGATGCTGCAGTGAAAGAAAGTCAAAAGCAGTTCACAGCTTATAATTATAGCCGACAGACATGCGAGACCATTGACCAACATCGCAATCAGTTTAAACAGGAAATAGACGTGCGGGGTATGCGTGCCGACGAAGCTTTGAACCAAGTGCAATACTTCATCGACGACGCCATACTTGTGGGCGTAAGCCAAGTGCGCATACTTCACGGCAAGGGAAATGGCATTCTGCGCACCATGATTAGGCAGTATCTGAACTCTGTTCCAAACGTAAAAAGCTGCCGAGACGAGCACGTTCAGTTTGGAGGAGCAGGCATAACGGTGGTGGAATTATAG
- the crcB gene encoding fluoride efflux transporter CrcB yields MFKNIMLVGFGSFFGGVVRYLVTRMLSVMVVSPYPFGTFAVNVLGCFVIGFVSALPIGCLLSPNTRLLLTTGLCGGFTTFSTFMNENATLLKEGMPTTALLYTFASLLVGFLAVIGGQQVARIF; encoded by the coding sequence ATGTTCAAAAACATTATGCTTGTGGGCTTCGGCAGCTTTTTCGGTGGCGTTGTTCGCTACCTTGTAACACGTATGTTGTCGGTTATGGTGGTTTCTCCCTACCCTTTTGGCACGTTTGCCGTGAATGTTCTGGGCTGCTTCGTCATTGGTTTTGTTTCGGCTTTGCCCATTGGCTGTTTGCTCAGTCCTAACACTCGCCTGCTGCTGACAACAGGATTATGTGGCGGCTTTACCACTTTCTCAACCTTTATGAACGAGAATGCCACGCTGTTGAAAGAAGGAATGCCCACCACGGCGTTGCTTTATACCTTTGCCAGCCTTCTTGTTGGCTTCCTTGCAGTAATTGGAGGACAGCAAGTGGCACGCATCTTTTAG
- a CDS encoding carboxypeptidase-like regulatory domain-containing protein: protein MKTTPTATAQTTFLLSSKWGRARAIVSFLFLIFTLSLSAQDRISGVVVDSLTHKPIVKANVMLLKGGKVVTFCRTNDKGEFSLSHSTANLKELQLQATALEYERKRIRIAAPTGNRIAMAQKVFEMQEITVKAGPITGGKDTITFDLTRFASERDNSLKDVLAKLPGVHVGSDGKISVNGKDISRFTVEGLDLSDGRYNKLTENIKAKDVKKAEVIEHDQPIKALRNKVFSDNVAMNVTLKDDARDRLSVTLRPYLAIGKPTHVAGSANAISIGKRRQVMYDAIYDRRGRDVAQSGFAFVADYMAPQPANLSSWYSVPTLKAPIEADRLRFNTSQSYSISRLVKTKNDSQVRISADYFRNILRQNTANSSTYYFAETPTTTTEKHRMMLKKDVFNFSIDKKINTEKHYGSMRFSVNAKQDDALSELESTGHANLSQRVRTPEANVKGYITTTQNRECGTLSLQTIVDYHHARNDLYINTNRESIQSNLWHNNSEVAWRTTKNGFTQKYNFDVDFQHLNVRNGHTLLAFNSSPSLTYNKGKWRASVRQGMALKYFTQQRKWYFLVSPSLYANYKKSSRTETNASFGYNQSIQGLSDFALDRYQTNYRTWRVSPTFMPRTHSLNFNFTHNYKRVVKEFFSNFSLMANRMWSNSVVDMQISNGNYLMTYAQHNTKNTNLTGRFWFSKGFYKQHFKTSCGISASYGDGEQYTAGKVVGYKYRSLMLSPSLTYSPSWAFVTYSGDFTLSKSMSDNASMASRFNWKQSLTLTSTIQKVDLSLSGIYYHNQLEGATLNTFLADAKVTWRQKNFLVLATLANIFNKRNYVETSYSGVGIFTNSYELRPRELILSFEFRF, encoded by the coding sequence ATGAAAACAACACCGACAGCCACCGCCCAAACAACCTTCCTGCTTTCGTCGAAGTGGGGCAGGGCGAGGGCTATTGTATCTTTCCTATTCCTTATTTTCACCCTTTCCTTATCGGCACAAGACCGCATTTCGGGCGTTGTCGTGGACTCTTTAACCCATAAACCCATCGTAAAAGCCAACGTAATGTTGCTGAAAGGCGGCAAGGTTGTTACCTTTTGCCGCACCAACGATAAGGGCGAATTCAGCCTTTCGCACAGCACTGCCAACCTGAAAGAACTTCAATTGCAAGCCACAGCATTGGAATACGAGAGGAAACGCATACGCATTGCCGCCCCAACGGGCAACCGCATAGCAATGGCGCAGAAGGTTTTTGAGATGCAAGAGATAACGGTGAAGGCAGGACCGATAACGGGTGGCAAGGACACCATTACGTTCGACCTCACCCGTTTCGCATCAGAAAGGGACAATTCGTTGAAAGATGTGTTGGCAAAACTGCCTGGCGTGCATGTCGGAAGCGACGGAAAGATAAGTGTAAACGGCAAGGACATCAGCCGTTTTACGGTAGAAGGGCTCGACCTTAGCGACGGAAGGTACAACAAACTCACCGAAAACATAAAGGCAAAGGACGTGAAAAAGGCAGAGGTAATAGAGCACGACCAACCCATTAAGGCTTTGCGGAACAAGGTTTTCAGCGACAATGTAGCGATGAACGTAACGTTGAAGGACGATGCACGCGACCGTCTTTCGGTAACGTTGCGCCCCTATCTTGCCATCGGAAAGCCTACCCACGTGGCAGGTTCTGCCAATGCAATAAGCATAGGTAAGCGCAGGCAGGTGATGTACGATGCCATATACGACCGTCGGGGCAGAGATGTGGCGCAGTCGGGCTTTGCTTTTGTCGCCGACTATATGGCACCGCAGCCTGCAAACCTCTCGTCGTGGTACTCCGTTCCTACGCTTAAAGCACCGATAGAAGCCGACCGCCTGCGTTTCAACACGTCGCAGAGTTACAGCATCAGCCGATTGGTGAAGACGAAAAACGATAGCCAAGTGCGCATATCTGCCGACTATTTCCGCAACATTCTTCGCCAAAACACAGCCAACAGCTCTACTTACTACTTTGCCGAAACGCCTACAACCACCACCGAAAAGCATCGTATGATGCTGAAGAAAGACGTCTTCAACTTCAGCATAGACAAGAAAATAAACACCGAAAAGCACTATGGTTCGATGCGTTTCAGTGTGAATGCCAAGCAGGACGATGCCCTCTCGGAACTCGAAAGCACAGGGCACGCCAACCTTTCGCAGCGGGTTCGCACGCCAGAAGCGAACGTGAAAGGCTACATTACCACCACGCAAAATCGTGAGTGTGGCACACTCTCCCTGCAAACCATCGTAGATTATCACCACGCACGCAATGATTTGTATATCAATACTAACCGTGAGAGCATTCAATCGAACCTTTGGCACAACAACAGTGAAGTGGCTTGGCGAACTACAAAGAATGGTTTTACGCAGAAATACAACTTCGATGTAGACTTCCAACACCTGAATGTGCGCAACGGACACACACTGTTGGCTTTCAATTCATCGCCATCGCTCACCTACAATAAAGGCAAGTGGCGCGCCTCGGTGCGTCAGGGAATGGCATTGAAGTATTTCACACAGCAGCGCAAGTGGTACTTCCTTGTGTCGCCATCACTGTATGCAAACTATAAAAAGAGCAGTCGCACCGAAACGAATGCGTCGTTTGGCTACAACCAATCCATACAAGGACTGTCCGATTTCGCCCTCGACAGATACCAAACCAACTACCGCACGTGGCGAGTATCGCCCACGTTTATGCCTCGTACCCATTCGCTAAATTTCAATTTTACACACAATTACAAACGTGTAGTAAAGGAATTCTTCAGTAACTTCTCGCTTATGGCAAACCGCATGTGGAGCAATTCGGTGGTGGATATGCAGATTAGCAATGGCAACTACCTTATGACGTATGCCCAACACAACACGAAAAACACTAATTTAACGGGGCGTTTCTGGTTTTCAAAAGGCTTCTACAAACAGCATTTCAAGACATCGTGCGGCATTTCGGCAAGTTATGGAGACGGCGAACAATACACCGCAGGCAAGGTGGTGGGCTACAAATACCGTTCATTAATGCTTTCGCCATCGCTCACTTATTCGCCTTCGTGGGCATTTGTAACCTACAGTGGCGACTTCACTCTCAGCAAATCAATGTCCGACAATGCGTCTATGGCATCACGTTTCAATTGGAAACAGAGCCTGACGCTTACTTCCACCATTCAGAAAGTAGACCTTTCGCTGTCGGGTATTTACTATCACAACCAGCTTGAGGGCGCAACGCTCAACACGTTCCTTGCCGATGCAAAGGTAACTTGGCGACAAAAGAACTTCCTTGTGCTTGCTACGCTTGCCAACATATTCAACAAACGCAACTATGTAGAAACATCATACAGTGGTGTGGGCATCTTTACAAACAGCTACGAACTGCGCCCACGAGAACTGATACTTTCCTTTGAGTTCAGGTTCTAA
- a CDS encoding GLPGLI family protein — protein sequence MKRIILTSAALALAVLTMSAKPNKKDENKVIDKLKYTITYRTKSVRDTTKLDSVGRYNYGNEDTQLEVGEKVSYFYSATRRAYMENLLKSLDGRSVQIQGSNPARGNLSMDFYRGYPTGKSTYLDEVLGEKFRITEPLEQPKWDIIADSTKQILNYDCQMARCTFKGRTWTVWFAADIPLDNGPWKLCGLPGLILRAYDAKQQYIFDCVGMKQAGEGENIIYDSKFDKYSTSTMKEFIDYQRKALPEDIFAAKGIKIEVSEEMKSEVQQLLAKPQPSNPLELY from the coding sequence ATGAAACGTATTATTTTAACATCGGCAGCACTCGCCCTTGCAGTGCTTACTATGAGTGCAAAGCCTAACAAAAAGGACGAAAACAAAGTTATCGACAAACTCAAGTACACCATTACCTATCGGACAAAGAGCGTACGCGACACCACAAAACTCGACTCGGTGGGTCGCTATAACTACGGAAACGAGGATACGCAGCTCGAAGTTGGCGAGAAGGTAAGCTACTTTTACAGTGCCACCCGCCGCGCTTATATGGAGAATTTACTGAAGTCTCTTGATGGAAGAAGCGTTCAAATACAAGGCTCAAACCCCGCGCGTGGCAACCTTTCGATGGACTTTTATCGTGGCTACCCGACAGGAAAGTCTACTTATTTAGACGAGGTGCTTGGCGAAAAATTCCGCATCACGGAGCCTTTGGAGCAACCGAAGTGGGACATTATAGCCGATAGCACAAAGCAAATTCTCAACTACGATTGCCAAATGGCGCGCTGTACGTTCAAAGGACGCACATGGACGGTATGGTTTGCTGCCGATATTCCGTTGGATAACGGACCTTGGAAGCTGTGCGGACTGCCAGGATTGATACTCCGTGCTTACGATGCCAAGCAGCAATACATCTTCGATTGCGTCGGTATGAAGCAGGCTGGAGAAGGCGAAAACATTATTTACGACAGCAAGTTTGACAAGTATAGTACTTCAACAATGAAAGAATTTATAGATTATCAGCGCAAGGCACTGCCCGAAGATATATTTGCAGCGAAAGGAATAAAGATAGAAGTGTCCGAAGAAATGAAATCGGAAGTGCAGCAATTATTGGCGAAACCGCAGCCCAGTAACCCACTTGAGCTGTACTAA
- a CDS encoding GLPGLI family protein: MIQRMLLTTFVCLSATLSTYAKPKEGGKIDKVKYEITYRTKSVIDTTKVDSLGNFIYSEEDMRLEVGEQVSFFYSYSNALYEQQRIEMMNKGNFSVPNMRGGSINWKLFKNFPTGKTTYVDNVFRDGFRVVEPIEQPQWELISDSTARILGYDCQMACCNYKGRQWFAWFTTDIPIDNGPWKLDGLPGLVLRAYDNSRHYIFDCVGLKQTDGTRDIVFDDRFNSYEETSMRNLQRLKANTTPMDIMNRSGKDVTFKVVSGNVHGKLTEAQQESMRKQMQKRQPQNPIERL, encoded by the coding sequence ATGATACAGAGAATGCTTTTAACTACTTTCGTCTGCCTTTCTGCCACACTTTCTACTTATGCAAAGCCGAAAGAAGGAGGGAAAATAGACAAGGTAAAGTACGAAATTACCTATCGTACGAAAAGCGTTATCGACACCACGAAGGTCGATTCGCTCGGCAATTTCATCTACAGCGAGGAGGATATGCGACTCGAGGTGGGCGAGCAGGTGAGCTTCTTTTATAGTTATTCCAACGCTCTCTACGAGCAACAGCGCATCGAAATGATGAACAAAGGCAACTTTTCAGTGCCTAATATGCGAGGTGGAAGCATCAATTGGAAGCTATTCAAGAACTTCCCAACAGGCAAAACAACTTACGTAGACAATGTTTTCCGTGATGGATTTCGTGTTGTAGAACCCATAGAACAACCCCAGTGGGAGCTGATATCCGACAGTACAGCCCGCATTCTCGGCTACGACTGCCAGATGGCATGCTGCAATTACAAAGGCAGACAATGGTTTGCATGGTTCACAACCGATATTCCAATCGACAACGGACCGTGGAAATTGGACGGATTACCGGGACTTGTGCTCCGTGCATACGACAATTCCCGCCACTATATTTTCGATTGTGTAGGCTTAAAGCAAACCGACGGCACACGCGACATAGTGTTCGATGACCGCTTTAACAGCTACGAGGAAACCTCTATGCGCAACTTGCAGCGACTCAAAGCCAACACCACGCCTATGGATATTATGAATAGAAGTGGCAAAGATGTAACGTTCAAGGTAGTAAGCGGCAATGTTCATGGCAAGCTAACCGAAGCACAGCAAGAGTCAATGCGCAAGCAAATGCAGAAAAGACAACCACAAAACCCAATAGAAAGATTATGA
- a CDS encoding ABC transporter ATP-binding protein, whose product MEIKIENLKKIYGQNTVIDIPELTLHKGELIGLVGNNGAGKTTLMRLILDLISANEGRVLSNGSPANECFEWKKYTGSFIDKGFLIDYYTPEEFFDFVAGVYGIDDTTLAERLNSFESLMRDEIMSTGKLIRDFSEGNRQKIGIIGAMIVNPEILILDEPFNYLDPSSQINIARIIHEVNQQHGTTVLISSHNLNFISEICNRIILMEKGVILKDLTNADEAAAKELQSYFEGM is encoded by the coding sequence ATGGAAATAAAGATAGAGAATTTAAAGAAGATTTACGGACAGAACACCGTGATAGACATACCCGAACTGACGCTACACAAAGGCGAACTCATAGGATTGGTGGGCAATAATGGGGCAGGAAAGACCACGCTGATGCGTCTGATACTCGACCTTATCAGTGCCAACGAGGGGCGAGTGCTGTCTAATGGCAGTCCTGCAAACGAGTGTTTCGAGTGGAAAAAATACACAGGGTCGTTCATTGATAAAGGTTTCCTCATCGACTACTATACGCCTGAAGAGTTCTTCGACTTCGTTGCGGGCGTCTACGGCATCGACGACACAACGCTTGCAGAACGCTTGAACAGCTTTGAATCGCTGATGCGCGACGAGATTATGAGCACAGGGAAACTTATTCGCGACTTCTCTGAAGGCAACCGACAGAAGATTGGCATCATCGGAGCAATGATTGTGAACCCCGAAATACTCATTCTCGACGAGCCTTTCAACTATCTCGACCCTTCGTCGCAGATAAACATAGCACGCATTATACACGAGGTAAACCAGCAACACGGCACCACCGTGCTGATTTCGAGCCACAATCTAAACTTCATTTCCGAAATTTGCAACCGCATTATATTAATGGAAAAGGGTGTTATCTTGAAGGATTTAACCAACGCCGACGAAGCTGCAGCCAAGGAATTGCAAAGCTATTTCGAAGGAATGTAG
- a CDS encoding DUF5687 family protein — translation MLKLLIQLQITKKRRNFKWKNFFLAAYFYALIAIVFVSSLAGAGDEVWKMLAELKWESIVPVIASMMLLPDIIMKLIFKSDSAIMDAYIKSRPVSKRTWIRFVAITHLADFWTMAWALPAAIGCFFAMPFGTALASALLLLSASYTNSLAIVALRTAQGWEWKSAVIVGWIMWSPLAFIHGLNLFGMSWGIHIAYFFALIAIALYLELYYLGYLRSYDENKRKQKNVSKSRRSAFFIEMRPFLRGKRLRMLVIFPILFIAQTFWYASIGYEEPDTINTNLFLPLAIIIMPIVMLQLTFALEGNYFDGLWTRPVSIERLLLRKYYTAAPLAVGSFLLLLPTYFLFDTNLFILVSSMLFSIGFANLVMLTYCFRTKAMDIFASGFINTQGTDFSASSFAIAFTVMLGPMLLINVLPENVYCILLSALGIVGFSAHRYAIAWIARRYEANRYKHFERYRSK, via the coding sequence ATGTTAAAACTACTTATTCAGCTGCAGATAACGAAGAAACGCCGCAATTTTAAGTGGAAAAACTTTTTCCTCGCTGCCTACTTTTATGCTCTTATAGCCATAGTGTTTGTTTCTTCGCTTGCAGGTGCAGGCGATGAAGTATGGAAGATGTTGGCGGAACTGAAGTGGGAAAGCATTGTCCCCGTAATCGCCTCAATGATGCTATTGCCCGATATAATAATGAAATTGATATTCAAATCGGACTCTGCCATTATGGACGCCTACATTAAGTCGCGCCCTGTGAGCAAACGAACGTGGATTCGCTTCGTCGCCATTACCCACCTTGCAGACTTCTGGACAATGGCTTGGGCACTGCCTGCTGCCATCGGCTGTTTCTTTGCAATGCCTTTCGGCACAGCCTTAGCATCGGCATTGTTGTTGCTTTCCGCATCATACACAAACAGTTTGGCTATCGTTGCTCTCCGCACCGCACAGGGTTGGGAGTGGAAGTCGGCAGTAATAGTGGGCTGGATTATGTGGTCGCCATTGGCATTTATACACGGACTGAACCTCTTTGGAATGTCGTGGGGCATACACATTGCCTATTTCTTTGCGCTCATCGCTATAGCCCTCTATCTCGAACTCTACTATTTGGGCTATTTGCGCAGCTACGACGAGAACAAGCGGAAGCAGAAAAACGTAAGCAAGTCGCGCCGTTCGGCGTTCTTTATAGAGATGCGTCCTTTCCTTCGTGGCAAGCGATTGCGTATGCTTGTTATATTTCCGATTCTGTTTATCGCGCAGACTTTTTGGTACGCATCTATTGGTTACGAAGAACCTGATACAATTAATACCAACTTGTTTCTACCCCTTGCCATTATCATAATGCCCATTGTGATGCTGCAACTTACGTTTGCGCTGGAAGGAAACTACTTCGATGGTTTGTGGACACGCCCTGTAAGCATTGAGCGACTGCTGTTGCGCAAATACTATACAGCCGCTCCGTTGGCGGTAGGTAGTTTCTTGTTGCTGCTCCCCACTTACTTCTTGTTCGATACAAACCTCTTTATACTGGTTAGCAGTATGCTCTTTTCGATTGGCTTTGCCAATCTTGTTATGCTCACTTACTGTTTCCGAACCAAGGCAATGGATATTTTTGCGTCGGGTTTTATAAACACACAAGGTACCGATTTCAGTGCTTCGAGCTTTGCAATCGCCTTCACGGTGATGTTGGGACCAATGCTGCTGATAAACGTTTTACCTGAAAACGTTTATTGTATCTTGCTCAGTGCACTGGGCATAGTCGGATTTTCTGCACACCGATACGCTATTGCATGGATAGCACGCCGCTACGAAGCAAACCGCTATAAACACTTTGAACGTTACAGAAGCAAATAA
- a CDS encoding NDP-sugar synthase, producing the protein MKYAIIAAGNGSRLAKEGVTAPKPLVKVNGERLIDRLVRVFCNNNATEIVVICNEEMTDVQEHLAHIQQHGLAGKDVPLRFVVKSTPSSMHSFAELSQWLTDEPFVLTTVDTIFREDEFKAYIDAFTQATANGVQAYMGVTAYIDDEKPLYVGTDEQRNITGFYDQNEADCTYISGGIYGLHPQTLRTLDDCMQRGESRMRNFQRALIADGRKAVAHPFTKVLDIDHASDIEKAEQFLNGTVCGR; encoded by the coding sequence ATGAAGTATGCCATTATTGCCGCAGGAAACGGCTCGCGACTTGCAAAAGAAGGCGTAACAGCACCGAAACCATTGGTGAAAGTCAATGGCGAACGGCTTATAGACCGCCTTGTTCGGGTGTTCTGCAACAACAATGCCACCGAAATTGTGGTTATCTGCAACGAAGAAATGACCGATGTGCAGGAGCATCTCGCCCATATTCAGCAACACGGATTGGCTGGAAAGGACGTTCCGTTGCGCTTTGTGGTGAAATCGACACCCAGTTCTATGCACAGTTTTGCGGAGCTAAGCCAATGGCTGACCGACGAACCGTTTGTGCTGACAACGGTAGACACCATCTTCCGAGAAGACGAATTCAAGGCATACATCGACGCTTTTACACAGGCAACAGCCAACGGCGTGCAAGCCTATATGGGCGTAACTGCCTACATAGACGACGAAAAGCCACTCTACGTGGGCACCGACGAGCAGCGCAACATAACGGGTTTCTACGACCAAAACGAGGCTGACTGCACCTATATATCGGGCGGCATCTACGGATTGCACCCACAAACGCTCCGCACGCTCGATGATTGTATGCAGCGAGGCGAAAGCCGAATGCGCAATTTTCAGCGAGCACTGATTGCCGACGGACGCAAAGCGGTGGCGCACCCCTTCACAAAGGTGCTCGACATCGACCACGCTTCCGACATAGAAAAGGCGGAACAGTTCTTAAACGGCACCGTATGCGGACGATAG